From Micromonospora rhizosphaerae, the proteins below share one genomic window:
- a CDS encoding DUF2267 domain-containing protein — protein MVYEDFVEAVARRTGVSADQAETIARATLETLADRISGGEASDLADQLPEGLDDPLRKTREHPESFGLGEFVQRVTARAGVDGVLASAGVRAVLTTLREAVPAEEFQDMVAQLSKDFWRVVEPVGLRPGERRAR, from the coding sequence GTGGTCTACGAGGATTTTGTTGAGGCAGTGGCCAGGCGGACAGGGGTGTCGGCCGATCAGGCGGAGACGATAGCCCGGGCGACGTTGGAGACGTTGGCAGATCGGATCAGCGGAGGCGAGGCGAGTGATCTCGCCGATCAGCTTCCCGAAGGGCTTGACGATCCCCTGCGCAAGACTCGGGAACACCCCGAGTCGTTCGGGCTCGGGGAGTTCGTTCAGCGGGTGACGGCACGCGCCGGCGTCGACGGTGTGCTCGCCAGTGCCGGCGTCCGCGCGGTGCTCACCACACTGCGTGAGGCTGTCCCGGCTGAGGAGTTCCAGGACATGGTGGCTCAACTCTCGAAGGACTTCTGGCGGGTGGTCGAACCGGTGGGCCTCCGTCCCGGTGAACGACGGGCCCGCTAG